The window AGGTTCGCGTTGAAGCTGCGCACCTCGAGTCCGTCGTCGGTGAGGGCGCTCTTCAGCTCGGTGTCGAGTTCGCGCTCGGGGCCGCCGTAGCGGCGGTTCCAGAAGACGGCATCGGCGCCGGTCTCGTCGACGAGCGAGCGGATGACGCGGCCGGCCGGCCCGCGGCGCAGCACGAGCGTGGCGTCGAGGGCGTCGAGGTCGGCGCGCAGGGCCTCGAGCGAGCCGTGCAGCCACCACCGGGCGGCCCCGCCGAGCGGGCGGATGCCCGGGGACTCCTCGTCGAGCACGAACACGCAGACGACGGGCGCGCCGCGTTCGGCGGCCGCCGCGAGCGCCGGGTGGTCTCCGACCCGCAGGTCGTCGCGGAACCACACGATCGTCGGGGCAGCGGGCATGCGCCCGACGATACCGGGCGCGCCTGCGCACGGCGCCGAGAGGACGGGATTCGGCCGTGCGTGCGCGGCCCGCACCGCCGAATCCCGTCTGCTCGAGCGGGCGCCCGGGTCAGGCGGTCACACGTTCGGCCCGACTCGCCGCCGACCGCGCGAGCGCCCAGGTGCCGAGTCCCGACGCGAGGAAGACCACCGCCAGGATCGCCCACCCGGCCAGGCCCATGTTGATCGCCGTGGCCGTGACCACGGCGGGCGCGAGCGTCGCGCCGATCGAGTAGCCCATCGAGTACACGCCCTGGTAGGTGCCCGCCTGCACGGGGTCGGCGAGCTCGAAGCTGAGCCCCCAGCCGCCGGCCTGCGAGAGCACCTCGGCGAACGCGTGCGTGATCGAGGCGAGCACGATGAACACGACCGAGAACCACACCGGGAGGCCCGCGGCCGCGGCGTAGACGAGGCAGGTCGCCGCCATGAGCCACGCGGCGATCGCCGACACGCGTCCCGCCCGGCGCAGGTCGTGGGTGCCGCGCGAGAGCGGCACCTGGAACAGTACGACGATGGTCGTGTTGATGATCAGCACCGCAGACACGAGCACGGCCGAGGCGTCCGTCTCGTGCGCGATCCACAACGGCACGCCGATCTCGGCGACGCCGAACTGCATGCCGAAGATCGCACTGAGTCCGGTGAGGGCGAGGTACCGGGGGTCGCGCCACGGCGAGTGCGCGAAGCGGCCGCCACGACGACGAGCAGCGCGAGCGGATGCCGCCGGGCGGGCGGCGTTCGAACCGCGGCCGTCCGCGGCATCCGCCCGACCTGCAGCATCGCCGTCGCCCTCGGCGTCGTCGCCCTCGTCGCCGACCCCGTCGCCCGTCGCCGCCGCTTCGACGGCACCGGTGACCGGCGGCGCAGCGCGTGGCGCGTCGACGCTCGCGGGAAGCTTCACGAGCCGCACCAGGGCGAGCAGGTAGAGTGCGCCCGCGGCGACGAGCAGGATCCGATAGGCCTCCGCTGTGCCGATCGCGAGGGCCAGCGCCCCGAGCCCCGAGCCGACGGCGATCGACACGTTCGTGACCGTGCGCAGCACCGCCCGGGCGTGCACGCGCTGCTCGGGCTCGAAGGCCCGCGCGAGGATCGCCATGCGCGTGGAGTTCGCACCCTGGCCGAAGGCCCCGACGACCACCGCGACCACGAGTGCCGACACGAAGTCGCCGGTCGCGGCGTAGCAGAGCAGTCCGAGGCCCTCGAGCGTGGTGAACACGAGCAGCACGCGACGTGCGCTCATGCGGTCGGCCAGCCATCCGCCCGCGAGCGACGCGACGATGCCGGCCGCGCTGGCCGCGCCGAGCACGATCGCGATCTCGTGTGCGGGCAGCCCCACGATGAGCGTGAAGTAGAGCACCGTGATGGTGATGAAGATGCCGCGTCCGACGCGGCTGATGAGGGTCGCCGTCACGAGGATCCCGAGCACCGGGTCGGAGACGGATGCCGCGATGCGCGTGGCGAGCCCCGGCTTGCCCGTGCCGCCGGATCGCCCCGCCGGCCCCGCCTTCGCCGCGGCATCCGCCTCGTCGACGCTCGTGGCGGCGGCCTCGAGGTCGGGTTCGATGACAGGGAGTGACGAGGTGTCTGGACTGGAGGTAGGGCTCACAGGAACGATCCTGCAGACTGCGGTGGCCTCGTGAAATCGATGTAGCGTAGTGCTACATGTTGCGGTACGTGCTGAACGAGGACGACGTCGGGGCCGTGCGCTTCGCGCTGTCGCCGCTGTGCGAACTCGGGCTGTCGTTGCGCGCCATCCGGGAGCCGGCGAGGTTCCCGTTGCAGCTCGGCTGGCTGCGCCGCACCGAGGAGGCCCGCGACCGGCTCGACATGCGCGTGCTCGGGGCGCTCATCGACGAGCGCATGTGGACGCCCGACTTCCTGAACCCCCGCCCCGCCTCGCCGCTCACCCGCCTCGAAGACGAGTTCCGCGTGCTCGCCGCGACGCCGCCCGACGTGTTCCGCAGCGATCTCGTCGCCGTGCACGGGTTCGTGCCCGACGTGCTCGCCGGGTCGACGAGCCAGGCGCTGCGCCGCATCATCCGCGCGCTGCGACAGCTCTGGGAGACCTGCTTCGAGCCGTACTGGCCGCGCATGCGGGCGGTGCTCGAGGCCGACGTCGTCTACCGCGGGCGCCAGATCGCGCAGGCCGGCGTCGCGAGCATGCTGAACGGCCTCTCGCCGCGCATCGCCTACGACCACGGCGTGGTCTCGGTGCGGCTGGCCGACCCGAACGACCGCACGATCGCGATCGACGGCAACGGCCTCACCCTCATGCCCACGATGTTCACGCGCCGCGCCTCGGCGCCCGTCGGAGACGGCCCGCCGATGATCCTCTACTCCGCCAGGGGACAGGGCGCCCTCTGGGAGGCCGAGCCGGTCGCCAATCCCGCAGCCGTGGCCGCCGTGCTCGGCGAGGCGCGCGCGAGTCTGCTCGCCGCCCTCGGCGACCCCGCGTCATCCACCGAGCTCGGCGTGCGCTTCGGCGTCAGCGCCTCTGCCGTGAACCAGCACCTGCGCGTGCTCCGCGACGCGGGCCTGCTCGTCAGCACCCGCTACGGCCGCAGCGTGCTCTACCTGCGCAGCGAACTCGGCTCGGCCCTGCTCGAGTCGCGCTCGGGCTGAGGCCGGTGTCGGGCCGATGCTCCTGCCCGACACCTCGTCGCCGGAGGTCGTGGAATCGGCCGCGCCGACCCGCGCGGTCGTCAGCTCTCGGGGTCGTACATGAACTCCCGCACCTCCTGCGCGCAGCGGCAGGCGGTCGCGATCCTGGCGGCCCACTCGAGGGCGGCCTCGCGGGTGGGGAGGTCCAGCACGGTGAAGCCGCCGTCGAACTGCCTGGTCTGCGGATACGTGCCCTCGGTGACCGTTCCATCGCCGTCGACCATGACCGGCGCAACGCCCTCGTCGATGGCGCCCCCGAACACCCAGACGCCGGCGTCCTTCGCGTGCTGCACGACCGCGTGCGCGGCGTCCGCCACAGCCGGCAGCTCGCCGGCGGAGACGATCATGGCGCTGCTCGGGAACGAGATCAGGTACTTCGTCATCGTGCTGACTCCTCGTCGTTCATCGGTTCGAGCCGCCCTCCGCCAACCAGGCGCGGATGACGGTGACGATCGCATCGCGCCCGCCGGCGAGTTCGTCGGCGGGCGGCAGCGTGAGGCTGGCCCGGATGTCGGAGTGCCAGGTCAGCAGCCCCGCCGGGTCGCCCCCGAAGGTCGACACGGCGCCCTTGTCTTCTGCACGCTCGGTGCCGAAATGCAGGATCAGCCGAACCGGGCCCCTGCCTGCGGCGTTGATCGTCAGCCGATCGATGCCGCCGAGCGTGTAGCTGGGCGAGTTCCACTTCACGATCTCGACGAGACCGGGCTCAGCCTCGCGCACGAGCGCCCGCAGCGCGTCGATGTCGGCTCGGCGCTCGGGCGACTGGGCGGCGAGAAACCCGTCGACCGTTTCGAATCGCGTGGGCATGCGGCGATGCTAGCGCTCGTCGAACTCGCGCCGCAGGTACTTCGGCGCCTGCAGGCGCCATCCCTCGGTCACGAGTTCGGCGAGGTGGTCGAGGTCGACGTCGGCCATGCGGAACGCGATCTTCGGCTCGCCCCACG is drawn from Agromyces sp. Leaf222 and contains these coding sequences:
- a CDS encoding DUF1801 domain-containing protein, coding for MPTRFETVDGFLAAQSPERRADIDALRALVREAEPGLVEIVKWNSPSYTLGGIDRLTINAAGRGPVRLILHFGTERAEDKGAVSTFGGDPAGLLTWHSDIRASLTLPPADELAGGRDAIVTVIRAWLAEGGSNR
- a CDS encoding YciI family protein, which gives rise to MTKYLISFPSSAMIVSAGELPAVADAAHAVVQHAKDAGVWVFGGAIDEGVAPVMVDGDGTVTEGTYPQTRQFDGGFTVLDLPTREAALEWAARIATACRCAQEVREFMYDPES
- a CDS encoding MFS transporter, which produces MSPTSSPDTSSLPVIEPDLEAAATSVDEADAAAKAGPAGRSGGTGKPGLATRIAASVSDPVLGILVTATLISRVGRGIFITITVLYFTLIVGLPAHEIAIVLGAASAAGIVASLAGGWLADRMSARRVLLVFTTLEGLGLLCYAATGDFVSALVVAVVVGAFGQGANSTRMAILARAFEPEQRVHARAVLRTVTNVSIAVGSGLGALALAIGTAEAYRILLVAAGALYLLALVRLVKLPASVDAPRAAPPVTGAVEAAATGDGVGDEGDDAEGDGDAAGRADAADGRGSNAARPAASARAARRRGGRFAHSPWRDPRYLALTGLSAIFGMQFGVAEIGVPLWIAHETDASAVLVSAVLIINTTIVVLFQVPLSRGTHDLRRAGRVSAIAAWLMAATCLVYAAAAGLPVWFSVVFIVLASITHAFAEVLSQAGGWGLSFELADPVQAGTYQGVYSMGYSIGATLAPAVVTATAINMGLAGWAILAVVFLASGLGTWALARSAASRAERVTA
- a CDS encoding DUF5937 family protein: MLRYVLNEDDVGAVRFALSPLCELGLSLRAIREPARFPLQLGWLRRTEEARDRLDMRVLGALIDERMWTPDFLNPRPASPLTRLEDEFRVLAATPPDVFRSDLVAVHGFVPDVLAGSTSQALRRIIRALRQLWETCFEPYWPRMRAVLEADVVYRGRQIAQAGVASMLNGLSPRIAYDHGVVSVRLADPNDRTIAIDGNGLTLMPTMFTRRASAPVGDGPPMILYSARGQGALWEAEPVANPAAVAAVLGEARASLLAALGDPASSTELGVRFGVSASAVNQHLRVLRDAGLLVSTRYGRSVLYLRSELGSALLESRSG